In Methanothermus fervidus DSM 2088, a single genomic region encodes these proteins:
- a CDS encoding hypothetical protein (KEGG: tex:Teth514_0181 putative mutase~SPTR: B0K1P1 Phosphopentomutase), with protein MKKIIAFVILIIAGSLLAFSFFTSKNTSKSLFEDIETDPAHASYIILGASYIKVPKGATVVTQVDRVIRDKSSRYNVNVPPNHIPKSPKELVPWMEGARVAELMKYANVKVIPATGVVIKKINGTWYGPDEKGNYIFEVDPSKAGPPFSKKINENTAIEIDTHGMNVMVPTAIKEHAFLVIACGDLIGKAKAEMYMAKRGINCYAVCDRYTPYCLGYQGPGVILGGAPIRPIKEGAIIGAQPVYINTKELIVAQTTHVAYPYQYCDTPARFFNMLQKKYGIKLNVKIVDSTNAVKVVEEAEKTGANVIGVRVVTYQDKKAVEKWLKENPNHRAILFHSAAYEPGYKLFFEFPQQVTGQDPRPIFVKDIPIEELQKKLEEIRKLWTT; from the coding sequence ATGAAAAAGATAATTGCATTTGTAATTTTAATTATTGCTGGATCACTATTAGCATTTAGTTTTTTTACCAGTAAAAATACGAGTAAATCATTATTTGAAGATATAGAAACAGATCCTGCACATGCTTCATACATAATTTTAGGTGCCTCTTACATAAAAGTTCCAAAAGGCGCAACAGTTGTTACACAAGTTGATAGGGTGATAAGAGATAAATCATCAAGATACAATGTCAATGTTCCACCAAATCACATTCCAAAATCTCCTAAAGAACTTGTACCTTGGATGGAAGGAGCAAGAGTTGCAGAATTAATGAAATATGCTAATGTTAAAGTTATACCAGCCACTGGTGTAGTTATTAAGAAAATTAATGGAACATGGTATGGACCAGATGAAAAAGGAAATTATATATTTGAAGTAGATCCAAGTAAAGCAGGCCCGCCATTTTCCAAGAAAATAAATGAAAACACAGCAATAGAAATTGACACTCATGGTATGAACGTCATGGTACCCACTGCCATAAAAGAGCATGCATTTTTAGTTATTGCATGTGGAGATTTGATTGGTAAAGCCAAAGCAGAGATGTACATGGCAAAAAGAGGTATAAATTGTTATGCAGTATGTGATAGATATACACCTTATTGTTTAGGTTATCAAGGGCCAGGTGTCATTCTTGGTGGTGCCCCTATAAGACCTATTAAAGAAGGAGCAATCATAGGTGCTCAACCAGTATATATAAACACCAAAGAATTAATAGTGGCACAAACAACTCATGTAGCTTACCCATACCAATACTGTGATACTCCAGCAAGATTTTTCAACATGTTACAAAAGAAATATGGAATAAAATTAAATGTAAAGATTGTAGATTCAACAAATGCTGTGAAAGTCGTTGAAGAAGCAGAAAAAACAGGTGCAAATGTTATTGGTGTCAGAGTTGTTACATATCAAGATAAAAAGGCTGTTGAAAAATGGCTGAAAGAAAATCCTAACCATAGGGCAATATTGTTCCACTCTGCAGCATATGAACCTGGGTACAAATTATTCTTTGAGTTTCCACAACAAGTCACTGGTCAGGATCCAAGACCAATATTTGTAAAAGACATCCCAATTGAAGAATTACAGAAAAAATTGGAAGAGATAAGAAAACTATGGACAACATAA
- a CDS encoding cobalamin (vitamin B12) biosynthesis CbiG protein (COGs: COG2073 Cobalamin biosynthesis protein CbiG~InterPro IPR002750~KEGG: mth:MTH1408 cobalamin biosynthesis protein G~PFAM: cobalamin (vitamin B12) biosynthesis CbiG protein~SPTR: O27459 Cobalamin biosynthesis protein G~PFAM: Cobalamin biosynthesis central region; Cobalamin synthesis G C-terminus; Cobalamin synthesis G N-terminal) — MRVMIISITEQGEKIADKIYNKFKNDPRVIKVSKFHKNVKSVLKKYFKEYDVIIGIMATGIMVRSIVNLLSKKYKDPGVIVIDDAGKNVISLLSGHLGGANELTKEIAEIINANPVITTSTDVHGFVGIDSLAKKYYWKILNPELIVEFNSAILKNKTIKLLSRKNLRYIFKNPKISRSYSWEMADVDGIQAILNNKKLKMVPLNLVIGIGTKKNIEKRKVIEAINDAVEILKIDIKRIDALATGEMKKNEVGLLDTAKELNLPLLLVKKEELKNKNYPSDSKFVRKKFGIGSVCEPAALHVAGKNSQLILRKITRDGVAVAAAVGEGNLKGNKVTS; from the coding sequence ATGCGTGTCATGATAATTTCAATAACAGAACAAGGGGAAAAAATAGCAGACAAGATATATAATAAATTTAAAAATGATCCCAGAGTTATCAAAGTAAGCAAATTCCACAAAAACGTCAAATCAGTGCTAAAAAAATATTTTAAAGAATATGATGTAATTATAGGAATAATGGCAACTGGAATCATGGTAAGAAGTATTGTAAACCTTTTGTCAAAAAAATATAAAGATCCTGGTGTAATAGTTATAGATGATGCAGGTAAAAATGTTATAAGTCTTTTATCTGGACATTTAGGCGGTGCAAACGAATTAACAAAAGAAATAGCAGAAATAATAAATGCAAATCCAGTTATAACGACGTCTACCGATGTACATGGATTTGTTGGGATAGATTCTTTAGCAAAAAAATATTATTGGAAAATATTAAATCCAGAACTAATAGTTGAGTTTAATAGTGCAATTCTAAAAAATAAAACTATTAAATTATTATCTCGAAAAAATTTAAGATATATATTTAAAAATCCTAAAATTAGTAGATCATATTCATGGGAAATGGCAGATGTAGATGGAATACAGGCAATTTTAAATAATAAAAAATTAAAAATGGTTCCTCTCAACTTAGTTATTGGAATAGGAACAAAGAAAAATATTGAAAAAAGAAAAGTAATAGAAGCAATAAATGATGCAGTTGAGATATTAAAAATTGATATTAAAAGAATAGACGCATTGGCCACTGGAGAAATGAAAAAAAATGAAGTTGGACTGCTGGACACTGCAAAAGAATTAAATTTACCTCTTTTACTTGTTAAAAAAGAAGAATTAAAAAATAAAAATTACCCATCTGACTCAAAATTTGTAAGAAAAAAATTTGGCATTGGTAGTGTATGTGAGCCTGCTGCTCTTCATGTCGCTGGAAAAAACTCACAACTTATTTTAAGAAAAATTACAAGAGATGGCGTAGCTGTTGCTGCAGCAGTAGGAGAAGGAAACTTGAAAGGAAATAAGGTGACATCATGA
- a CDS encoding class II aldolase/adducin family protein (COGs: COG0235 Ribulose-5-phosphate 4-epimerase and related epimerase and aldolase~InterPro IPR001303~KEGG: msi:Msm_1270 fuculose-1-phosphate aldolase~PFAM: class II aldolase/adducin family protein~SPTR: A5UMP7 Fuculose-1-phosphate aldolase, class II aldolase/adducin family~PFAM: Class II Aldolase and Adducin N-terminal domain) → MKKIVKYAHYLHRKGFTAGNAGNISVLYRNKIMDVVAITSSGSCLGTISEDEIVLLDLDGNVISGKKPSSELHLHMNLYKIRDDINAIVHTHPPYTVALTMKDIRIERPEGVPGNKKFLEEIPYYRPGSIELANACSKKLKKEKILVLKKHGLVTCGSSLEEAVNLTELVENAAKITYISSQ, encoded by the coding sequence ATGAAGAAAATTGTAAAGTATGCACACTATTTACATAGGAAGGGTTTTACTGCTGGCAATGCTGGAAACATAAGTGTCTTATATAGAAATAAAATTATGGATGTTGTTGCCATTACATCTAGTGGTTCATGCTTAGGAACAATTAGTGAAGATGAAATTGTATTGTTAGATCTTGATGGGAATGTGATATCTGGCAAAAAACCTTCATCTGAACTACATTTACATATGAACCTTTATAAAATAAGGGATGATATAAATGCTATAGTTCATACTCATCCTCCTTATACAGTAGCACTAACAATGAAAGATATTAGAATCGAAAGACCAGAAGGTGTTCCTGGAAATAAAAAATTTTTAGAAGAAATTCCATATTATAGACCTGGGAGTATTGAGTTGGCAAATGCATGTTCAAAAAAATTAAAAAAAGAAAAAATTTTAGTATTGAAGAAGCATGGTTTAGTTACATGCGGATCTTCACTAGAAGAAGCTGTGAATTTAACAGAATTAGTAGAAAATGCGGCTAAAATAACTTATATATCATCTCAATAG
- a CDS encoding DEAD/DEAH box helicase domain protein (COGs: COG1111 ERCC4-like helicase~InterPro IPR014021: IPR001650: IPR011335: IPR010994: IPR 020819: IPR011545: IPR006166: IPR000445: IPR014001: IPR003583~KEGG: msi:Msm_1187 Hef nuclease~PFAM: DEAD/DEAH box helicase domain protein; helicase domain protein; ERCC4 domain protein; helix-hairpin-helix motif~SMART: DEAD-like helicase ; helicase domain protein; Helix-hairpin-helix DNA-binding class 1~SPTR: A5UMG4 ERCC4-like helicase~PFAM: Helicase conserved C-terminal domain; ERCC4 domain; Helix-hairpin-helix motif; DEAD/DEAH box helicase), protein MGVVDLEYISHPLIKENKIESRLYQKIIAAKILKNNKNTMIVAPTALGKTVIAILVAAERLHKYKNSRVLILAPSKPLALQHHQKFKEFMIVPTSCLTGDIPPKKRVELWENSRVICATPQTIESDLIRGNYSLKDVSLVVFDECHRAVGSYSYVYLASKYLEDAENPLIIGLTASPGSDKEKINEVCKNLSIDDVIIKTEKDKDVSPYFNPIETKWVKVKLDDELIRIKKLMEKSLKRRLKLLKRMDIIKNENVTKKDLLDARKELKKMLTIDSSRKLYTAISLLVASINIEHALELLETQTINALYKYLERLKKKQTKASRSLVKDIYFRKAISLVERRFMRNQEHPKLNELIKILKKEIANKNKVIVFTQFRDSVEQIHKKCQENNISSVKFYGQRGRDGEKGLSQKEQKEIIKKFKAGVYDVLISTSVAEEGIDIPAVDTVILYEPVPSEIRMIQRRGRTGRKRKGKMIVLISEGTRDEAYYWSSIRKENKMKKQLKRPIHVKFRKERKHKNKKEVVIYADSREYNSGVLRELTKLNAKIKIRSLAVADYQVSDEVGIERKTVDDFINSIIDKRLYKQAERLTEEFTRPVLILEGKNLYSRFMNPNAIRGALASIALDFNIPIIPSQSPEDTAAIIYRIAVREQLHEKREIPIRTERKPLTLREKQLYVIESLPHIGAVNAKKLLRKFGSVKNVINASEKELMKVEGIGEKIAKDIKEVTDSKFEE, encoded by the coding sequence ATGGGGGTAGTAGATCTGGAATATATATCCCATCCCCTCATTAAAGAAAATAAAATAGAATCTAGATTATATCAAAAGATAATAGCTGCTAAAATTTTAAAAAATAATAAAAACACAATGATAGTGGCACCTACAGCTTTAGGTAAAACTGTGATAGCAATACTTGTAGCTGCTGAACGTCTTCATAAATATAAAAACTCTAGAGTACTTATTTTAGCCCCTAGCAAACCATTAGCATTGCAACATCATCAAAAATTTAAAGAGTTTATGATAGTACCTACCTCCTGTTTAACAGGTGACATACCACCAAAAAAACGTGTGGAATTATGGGAAAATTCTAGAGTAATTTGTGCTACACCACAAACGATAGAGTCTGATCTTATAAGGGGAAATTATTCACTAAAGGATGTTTCATTAGTTGTATTTGATGAATGTCATCGTGCTGTTGGTTCATATTCATATGTTTATTTAGCTTCAAAATATTTAGAAGATGCTGAGAATCCATTAATAATTGGACTTACAGCGTCTCCAGGATCTGATAAAGAAAAAATAAATGAAGTATGTAAAAATTTATCTATTGATGACGTTATCATAAAAACTGAAAAAGATAAAGATGTTTCACCTTATTTCAATCCAATAGAAACTAAATGGGTTAAAGTTAAGCTAGATGATGAATTAATAAGAATTAAAAAACTCATGGAAAAGTCTTTAAAACGTCGTCTAAAACTATTGAAAAGAATGGATATTATAAAAAATGAAAATGTTACAAAAAAAGATTTATTAGATGCTAGAAAGGAACTTAAAAAAATGCTTACAATAGACTCTTCAAGGAAATTATACACTGCAATATCTCTTCTAGTTGCATCCATAAATATTGAACATGCATTAGAACTACTAGAAACACAAACTATAAATGCATTATACAAGTATTTAGAAAGGTTAAAGAAAAAACAAACTAAAGCATCTAGATCGTTGGTGAAAGACATATATTTTAGGAAAGCTATTTCTTTGGTAGAAAGAAGATTTATGAGAAATCAAGAACATCCAAAATTAAATGAATTAATTAAAATTCTCAAAAAAGAAATCGCAAACAAAAATAAAGTGATTGTCTTCACACAATTTAGAGATAGTGTAGAACAAATCCATAAAAAATGTCAAGAAAATAACATATCCTCTGTTAAGTTTTATGGGCAAAGAGGTAGAGATGGTGAGAAAGGATTATCCCAAAAAGAACAAAAAGAAATAATAAAAAAATTTAAGGCAGGAGTATACGACGTATTGATATCCACAAGCGTTGCTGAAGAAGGTATAGACATACCTGCTGTAGACACCGTAATACTTTATGAACCAGTTCCATCAGAGATTAGAATGATTCAAAGAAGAGGAAGGACTGGAAGAAAAAGAAAAGGTAAAATGATTGTATTAATTTCAGAAGGTACAAGGGATGAAGCTTATTACTGGTCAAGTATAAGAAAAGAAAACAAAATGAAGAAACAACTAAAAAGACCTATTCATGTAAAATTTAGAAAAGAAAGAAAACATAAAAATAAAAAAGAAGTTGTCATTTATGCTGATTCTAGGGAATATAATTCAGGAGTATTAAGAGAACTAACAAAATTAAATGCTAAAATTAAAATTAGATCACTTGCAGTAGCTGATTATCAGGTAAGCGATGAAGTAGGAATTGAAAGAAAAACTGTAGATGATTTCATAAATTCAATAATTGATAAAAGATTATATAAACAAGCTGAACGACTTACAGAAGAATTTACAAGGCCAGTTTTAATATTAGAAGGTAAAAATTTGTATTCCAGGTTTATGAACCCAAATGCAATAAGAGGAGCTCTTGCATCAATAGCTCTAGATTTTAATATTCCTATAATTCCTAGCCAATCTCCTGAAGACACAGCAGCTATTATATACCGTATCGCTGTTCGTGAGCAACTTCATGAAAAAAGAGAAATCCCAATACGTACGGAAAGGAAGCCATTAACTTTAAGAGAAAAACAACTTTACGTTATAGAATCACTTCCACATATAGGAGCTGTAAATGCAAAAAAATTACTCAGAAAGTTTGGATCTGTTAAAAATGTTATAAATGCATCTGAGAAAGAACTGATGAAGGTAGAAGGTATTGGAGAAAAAATTGCAAAGGATATTAAGGAAGTTACAGATTCTAAATTTGAAGAATAA
- a CDS encoding hypothetical protein (KEGG: mbn:Mboo_1696 hypothetical protein~SPTR: B1PTJ5 NADH dehydrogenase subunit 5 (Fragment)) has protein sequence MVSRLKLLEVTFCILGILFIFFITLDWIVESRPNLLPWAKTHMFVILLGVCVTSALAGIYLAFLSLYWGKYGSKIFKSVERGDLAYYCFRFIMPLGYFMLSLDYLEKIGELTRQAWLVNIYHVGQDILLTIAIMGVILYFILRRLGKIPHR, from the coding sequence ATGGTATCAAGATTAAAATTATTAGAGGTGACCTTTTGTATATTAGGCATACTCTTTATTTTTTTCATAACATTAGATTGGATAGTTGAATCCAGGCCTAATTTGCTACCCTGGGCAAAAACACATATGTTTGTAATTCTGCTGGGAGTTTGTGTAACTTCTGCACTAGCAGGTATCTACCTTGCATTTTTATCTTTATATTGGGGAAAGTATGGATCAAAGATTTTTAAAAGTGTTGAAAGAGGAGATCTTGCGTATTATTGTTTTAGATTTATAATGCCTTTGGGATACTTTATGCTTTCATTAGACTATTTAGAAAAAATAGGTGAATTAACAAGGCAAGCATGGTTGGTGAATATATATCATGTGGGACAAGATATACTTCTTACTATAGCAATCATGGGAGTTATTCTTTACTTTATTTTACGAAGACTAGGTAAAATACCTCATAGGTGA
- a CDS encoding conserved repeat domain protein (InterPro IPR011050: IPR011042: IPR003368: IPR011110: IPR 001258: IPR001434~KEGG: cce:Ccel_1097 kelch repeat-containing protein~PFAM: protein of unknown function DUF11; NHL repeat containing protein; Polymorphic membrane protein Chlamydia; Two component regulator propeller~SPTR: B8HZV6 Kelch repeat-containing protein~TIGRFAM: conserved repeat domain protein; polymorphic outer membrane protein~PFAM: Domain of unknown function DUF11~TIGRFAM: conserved repeat domain; Chlamydial polymorphic outer membrane protein repeat), with amino-acid sequence MKSKAVLILSTLLVLLAISQAYGAKEVYPEYGSLKDVIENSNHGETIFLHKGTYHASGIVIDKNLTIVGEYKDGVVIDALWQDPIFIISSGANVRLINLTLTNGNGAGGGAIKNNGYLVVKNCAFVDNYASEKGGAIFNNGTLTINGCRFKNNKVIILGGGTIYNSREGQVTISNSVFVNNNAAVFGGAIDNDGYLTIKNCVFENNTAFIGGAIYNNGDLTIIHSTFINNGIVRGFEGTISNNGNLTIIHSTFDGKKVSYKKEKVTMPTPKKPPIKSSFDYFWVTNTDDGSVSKVDKTTMQEVARYRVNPNNNTWTSRIAVDKMGNAWIVNTNVGTVVKILGNTTGLNNTSTGPNDIKPWGQDQAVQYEIVLIPGKEGTYKPGTYTGGYDPKGKYGENGAPSPRAIAVDKYNNVWVGTYGTQMLYYINGSNGQIIYKFNLTNNSIHNVSSNFRPCNAIIDENGYLWITGDLSGSVLRVVYDYNNDTVLIKRIDEIPLGGNVDYAYAIASDHKGRILVTTYSKIIGYLYIIDSTTGSILRSETLLLYQYPTGIVVDDNGNIWIACYYGVIRLASDGRIKAIIRVGYWNTGVGIIKNETGWKIVVTSYKDNRVYTIDPNTNKVDNSVAVGPCGHYMYGDFTGYEILRTLAADLSIVKNASATTARLGDRVTFTITVMNNGPNNATDVNVTDKLPSGLEFVGCYATKGTYNPTSGTWNFTNLINLLIDRWLHLLNMTFSDNMTCGIDYYVKNNKAKFSLKVIMPTKPLKLGKPHVLKPPKPTKIKLLKGGKEKIGKKIKIPVTGVPLTYLLLGLILIILGLSDRRKT; translated from the coding sequence ATGAAGTCTAAAGCTGTATTAATCCTCTCAACATTGCTAGTTCTGTTGGCAATTTCTCAAGCATATGGAGCTAAAGAAGTTTATCCAGAGTATGGCTCCCTTAAAGATGTAATAGAAAACTCTAATCATGGAGAGACAATATTCCTGCATAAAGGGACATATCATGCTTCAGGAATTGTGATAGATAAGAATTTAACTATTGTAGGTGAATATAAGGATGGAGTTGTAATTGATGCTCTATGGCAAGACCCTATATTCATAATTTCCAGCGGTGCAAATGTAAGGTTGATAAATTTAACATTGACCAATGGAAATGGAGCAGGAGGTGGTGCAATAAAGAATAATGGATATTTAGTGGTTAAGAACTGTGCTTTTGTGGATAATTATGCTAGCGAAAAGGGCGGTGCCATTTTTAACAATGGTACTTTAACAATAAATGGTTGCAGATTTAAAAATAACAAGGTCATCATACTCGGCGGCGGTACTATCTACAATTCTCGTGAAGGTCAGGTTACAATAAGTAACAGTGTATTTGTGAATAACAATGCTGCTGTTTTTGGAGGAGCTATAGATAATGATGGTTATTTAACAATCAAAAATTGTGTATTTGAAAACAACACTGCTTTTATTGGCGGTGCTATCTATAATAATGGTGATTTAACAATAATACATTCCACATTTATTAACAATGGTATAGTGCGGGGATTTGAAGGTACCATCAGTAATAATGGTAATTTAACAATAATACATTCTACATTTGACGGAAAGAAAGTTAGCTATAAGAAAGAGAAAGTAACAATGCCAACACCAAAGAAACCACCTATAAAATCGTCATTTGATTATTTTTGGGTTACAAATACAGATGATGGCTCTGTTTCTAAAGTAGACAAAACAACAATGCAGGAAGTTGCTCGCTATAGAGTTAATCCAAATAATAATACTTGGACAAGTAGAATTGCTGTCGACAAAATGGGTAATGCATGGATTGTTAATACCAATGTAGGCACGGTAGTAAAAATTTTAGGAAATACTACTGGTTTAAACAATACCTCTACAGGACCTAACGACATAAAACCATGGGGACAGGATCAAGCAGTACAATATGAAATTGTATTAATACCAGGAAAAGAGGGGACATATAAGCCAGGTACATATACAGGAGGTTATGATCCCAAAGGCAAATATGGAGAAAATGGAGCACCATCTCCTAGAGCAATTGCTGTGGATAAATATAACAACGTGTGGGTAGGTACATATGGAACCCAGATGTTATATTACATTAATGGTAGTAATGGACAGATAATATATAAATTTAATCTCACAAATAATAGTATTCATAATGTTTCTTCTAACTTTAGGCCTTGTAATGCCATTATAGATGAAAACGGATATCTCTGGATTACTGGGGACCTCAGTGGGTCAGTATTAAGGGTTGTTTATGACTATAATAATGATACTGTACTCATTAAGAGAATTGATGAAATACCTTTGGGAGGAAACGTAGATTATGCATATGCAATTGCATCTGATCATAAAGGTAGGATTTTAGTCACGACGTATTCTAAAATTATCGGTTATCTTTATATTATAGATTCAACAACAGGTAGTATATTAAGAAGTGAAACATTATTACTATATCAGTATCCTACAGGAATTGTAGTGGATGATAATGGGAATATTTGGATTGCATGCTATTATGGCGTAATTAGGTTGGCTAGTGATGGCAGGATAAAAGCTATAATACGAGTAGGTTATTGGAATACAGGTGTAGGGATAATAAAAAATGAGACAGGATGGAAAATAGTTGTAACGAGTTATAAAGATAATCGTGTTTATACAATAGACCCAAATACAAATAAGGTAGACAACAGTGTTGCTGTTGGCCCATGTGGACACTATATGTATGGTGATTTTACTGGATATGAGATATTAAGAACGTTAGCAGCAGATCTATCAATAGTGAAGAATGCAAGCGCAACAACTGCAAGACTTGGAGACAGAGTTACATTCACAATAACAGTCATGAACAATGGACCAAACAATGCAACAGATGTGAATGTAACAGATAAGCTACCTTCTGGACTTGAGTTTGTAGGCTGTTATGCAACAAAAGGAACCTACAATCCAACATCAGGAACCTGGAATTTTACAAATCTAATAAATCTTCTAATAGATAGATGGTTGCATCTTCTTAATATGACATTTTCTGATAATATGACGTGTGGAATTGATTACTATGTAAAGAATAACAAGGCAAAATTCAGCTTAAAAGTGATTATGCCCACAAAACCACTTAAACTTGGAAAACCACATGTTCTAAAACCACCAAAACCAACAAAGATTAAACTCCTAAAGGGAGGAAAAGAAAAGATAGGAAAAAAAATTAAGATACCAGTTACTGGAGTGCCTCTAACTTATCTATTACTTGGATTAATCCTAATAATCCTTGGACTATCAGATAGAAGAAAAACATAA
- a CDS encoding hypothetical protein (KEGG: hypothetical protein; K11238 cytokinesis protein~SPTR: Q5KAA5 Cytokinesis protein sepa (Fh1/2 protein), putative) — MAKGVVYVLAALVILFGLFFVAILLSPTKSGEEGIQGKISSFKEKVKNVPKQISNKPTPGPGPTPPEPGPTPPEPTPPEESQQGGEVPSGG, encoded by the coding sequence ATGGCAAAAGGAGTTGTTTATGTATTAGCTGCGTTAGTTATTTTATTTGGCTTGTTTTTTGTGGCAATATTGCTTAGCCCTACAAAAAGTGGTGAAGAAGGTATACAAGGTAAGATTTCATCGTTTAAAGAAAAGGTAAAAAATGTTCCAAAACAGATTTCAAATAAACCCACACCTGGCCCTGGTCCTACCCCTCCTGAACCAGGGCCTACTCCACCAGAACCTACTCCACCTGAAGAATCACAGCAAGGTGGAGAAGTACCTAGCGGCGGATAA